Proteins encoded by one window of Lepeophtheirus salmonis chromosome 3, UVic_Lsal_1.4, whole genome shotgun sequence:
- the LOC121115110 gene encoding uncharacterized protein codes for MFGKVDVSDSFQNILDISFDGSEFSSSLRSKSPSSDSSCLIGDGIIGLRNSFNNKNKLTSSSSSTCSSSSSASSSSSSKVNTSRYKTELCRPFQESGTCKYGEKCQFAHGSGEVKNITRHPKYKTDLCKTYHSIGFCPYGPRCHFIHNLNEMNKNVISNNNSNVVHASSSVSHLNNSNSSSNHHHHNNKKSSHKTTSSTNSISSNFSSMNISTNNTSSCSSTTNKTHPSPNHSLNLLHLNTNSRHSNNSSPSTTPSIISSSGAASSTASTSPSSSPLEPLPLFSPSDSFFSSPSSSGRSSPPSSASGDDDFISETESSSNQLLLNSTSSPFSCSLSMRLPVFSTFGATK; via the exons ATGTTTGGAAAG GTCGATGTGAGTGACagtttccaaaacattcttgataTATCCTTTGATGGAAGTGAGTTTTCGTCGTCTTTACGATCCAAGTCTCCTTCCAGTGATTCGTCATGCCTTATTGGAGATGGAATCATCGGACTACGCAATAGTTTCAATAATAAGAACAAGTTAACATCTTCTTCCTCCTCTACGTGCTCATCCTCTTCTTCAGcctcatcttcttcttcttcaaaagtCAACACAAGCCGCTACAAAACGGAGCTATGCCGTCCCTTTCAAGAGAGTGGCACCTGCAAGTATGGTGAAAAGTGTCAATTTGCTCATGGCTCAGGAGAAGTTAAGAACATTACTCGGCATCCCAAGTATAAAACGGACCTTTGCAAAACCTATCATTCGATCGGTTTTTGTCCATATGGACCACGATGCCATTTTATTCATAACCTCaatgaaatgaacaaaaatgttataagtaataataacagTAATGTTGTACACGCCTCATCCTCAGTGAGCCATTTAAACAATTCGAATTCCTCTTcgaatcatcatcatcataataacaaaaagagcAGCCACAAGACGACATCGTCAACAAATTCTATCTCCTCGAATTTTTCTTCGATGAACATCTCCACCAACAACACATCCTCCTGCTCCTCAACTACTAATAAAACACATCCATCACCTAATCACAGTTtaaatttacttcatttaaaCACTAATAGCAGGCACAGTAACAATTCTTCGCCTTCCACCACTCCATCCATCATTTCTTCTTCTGGGGCTGCATCCTCTACGGCAAGTACttccccttcttcttctccccTTGAGCCACTGCCTCTATTCTCTCCTTCAGACTCCTTCTTTTCTTCACCTTCCTCTTCTGGGAGGTCCTCTCCACCATCCTCCGCTTCTGGGGATGATGACTTCATCAGTGAAACTGAGTCGTCCAGCAACCAACTTCTTCTCAACTCTACTTCTTCCCCTTTCTCTTGTTCATTGTCGATGAGATTGCCAGTCTTTAGTACCTTCGGtgctacaaaataa
- the LOC121115109 gene encoding protein hunchback, which translates to MNTTTLRSVIAPESVSQASSLLLSAMSALPHERTGGGSGTSIFSPMTYEGHLSVSYASHHHDLLRPGSLGGGGNISLLSLGVDPSDDVKKYLDTSSSSSPLRDEEGISCPPYRCTKCNFVELSSLESFRAHLKESSHWNHSLEEDDIEDDVEEDECEGDLEEDLLEEEESKSASSKPGSKALKSLKCKQCNYVGISKEDFWRHTRGHIKPEKLLSCPQCPFVTEYKHHLEYHLRNHFGSKPFKCRNCSYSCVNKSMLNSHMKSHNNIFQYRCRDCSYATKYCHSLKLHLRKYKHKPDVVLNSDGSVNPLPVIDVYGTRRGPKTKKDDTGNPVIPPFVMAQMAAQKSQSSENKQPSPVAAVSPFNANEESIQEDEDDTEDEAEVITLKCELCGFQSQSREIFENHMNYHSRVTLTTEQDEKRRPSQRRKRQDRMPNHSPHLEQPQEKESPARAYIEYFRNLAPFFLQNNDSLRSLLMQKALDFSKDGSTTPGIKANVSPGYVWENSHVCSFCEVAFKDPIMHTIHMGYHGFSNPFKCNMCGEEAGDKLSFFLHLARKSHV; encoded by the coding sequence ATGAACACCACTACGCTTCGCTCAGTCATAGCCCCCGAATCTGTCTCTCAGGCCTCATCCCTTCTTCTCTCTGCCATGAGCGCTCTTCCTCATGAAAGGACTGGTGGTGGAAGTGGTACTAGTATTTTCTCTCCCATGACCTATGAAGGTCATTTGAGTGTATCCTATGCCTCTCACCACCATGATCTCCTCCGTCCCGGCTCATTAGGGGGAGGAGGGAACATTTCACTACTCAGCCTCGGAGTTGACCCCTCTGATGATGTCAAAAAGTACCTGGACACTTCATCCTCTTCCAGTCCACTCCGGGATGAAGAGGGAATTTCTTGCCCACCTTACCGATGCACCAAATGCAACTTTGTGGAGCTATCGTCCCTCGAGTCCTTTCGAGCTCACCTTAAAGAATCCTCTCATTGGAATCATTCCCTAGAAGAGGATGATATTGAGGATGACGTGGAAGAAGATGAATGTGAGGGTGATCTGGAGGAGGATCTTCTGGAAGAGGAAGAATCCAAGTCCGCCTCCTCCAAACCCGGATCTAAAGCCCTCAAGTCTCTCAAATGTAAGCAATGCAACTATGTGGGAATATCGAAAGAGGACTTTTGGCGACATACTCGGGGCCACATCAAGCCAGAGAAGCTCCTCTCTTGTCCCCAATGCCCCTTTGTTACAGAGTACAAGCACCATCTGGAATATCATCTCCGAAATCACTTTGGCTCCAAACCCTTCAAATGCCGTAATTGCAGTTACTCCTGCGTTAATAAGTCAATGCTCAACTCTCACATGAAGTCTCATAACAACATTTTTCAGTATCGATGTCGGGACTGTTCCTATGCCACAAAATACTGCCATAGCCTCAAACTCCATCTCCGAAAGTACAAACATAAGCCAGACGTTGTTCTTAACTCTGATGGCTCCGTGAATCCTCTCCCAGTGATTGATGTCTATGGAACACGCCGAGGGCCCAAGACAAAAAAGGATGACACCGGAAACCCCGTGATCCCTCCCTTTGTCATGGCACAAATGGCAGCACAAAAGTCCCAAAGTAGTGAGAACAAACAACCCTCCCCCGTTGCAGCCGTTTCTCCCTTCAATGCCAATGAGGAGAGTATTCAGGAGGACGAAGATGACACAGAGGATGAGGCAGAGGTCATTACACTCAAATGTGAGCTCTGCGGCTTTCAAAGCCAAAGTCGAGAGATCTTTGAGAACCATATGAATTACCATTCCCGAGTAACACTGACAACAGAGCAGGACGAGAAGAGACGCCCCTCTCAGAGAAGGAAGCGGCAAGACCGAATGCCCAATCATTCTCCACATTTAGAGCAACCCCAGGAGAAGGAGAGTCCAGCACGTGCCTACATCGAGTACTTTCGAAACCTTGCCCCATTCTTCCTTCAAAATAATGACTCTCTACGATCCTTATTGATGCAAAAGGCTCTGGATTTCTCAAAGGATGGGTCTACGACACCAGGGATCAAGGCAAACGTGTCCCCTGGATACGTCTGGGAAAATAGTCATGTCTGTAGTTTTTGTGAAGTAGCATTTAAGGATCCAATCATGCATACGATCCACATGGGATATCATGGATTTTCGAATCCTTTCAAGTGTAACATGTGTGGAGAAGAGGCTGGAGACAAGCTCAGCTTCTTTCTTCATCTAGCAAGAAAAAGCCATgtctaa